One genomic region from Haloarcula taiwanensis encodes:
- a CDS encoding MFS transporter produces the protein MTATGTGTAGSRRRALAVVFFVVFLDLLGFGIVIPILPYYTRSFPGGTEFVIGLLAASYSAMQFVSAPLLGSLSDRVGRRPVLVVSLCGSVVAWTVFGLADALWLLFVSRMLAGAMGGNLSTAQAYVADVTPPERRAAALGFIGAAFGLGFIFGPGIGAVLSFDATVAAVDALVPAAVPVTRFSLPSFAAAAASLCGVVVALLFLPESRPASGTPTATGRPSALSQLRTAVATPGLRPLLAAFFLVSFAFSGVQVMFVPYVADIYGYTAAQSALLLTYIGVLAVVTQGVLVGRLSARYSPVRLSLLGTGLLVVGVGAIPASRAVGSALPDLTALVPFLTADLLGLLLVLTLLPLGNGILSVTLTALVSQRAGAAVQGSAFGITQGAGSLARTVGPPVMGGLYFAVGYWSPFAVGSVLLLPVLWLVARLGTTPAAYEPRPADPGHAR, from the coding sequence ATGACAGCCACCGGGACCGGCACCGCCGGCTCCCGCCGCCGCGCCCTCGCGGTCGTCTTCTTCGTCGTCTTCCTGGACCTGCTGGGTTTCGGCATCGTCATCCCCATCCTCCCGTACTACACCCGGTCGTTCCCGGGCGGGACGGAGTTCGTCATCGGCCTGCTGGCGGCCTCCTACTCCGCGATGCAGTTCGTCTCCGCGCCGCTGCTTGGCTCGCTGTCGGACCGCGTCGGCCGCCGGCCGGTGCTTGTGGTGTCGCTGTGTGGCTCCGTCGTCGCGTGGACGGTGTTCGGGCTGGCCGACGCGCTGTGGCTGCTGTTCGTCTCCCGGATGCTCGCCGGCGCGATGGGCGGGAACCTCTCGACGGCCCAGGCCTACGTCGCCGACGTGACGCCGCCGGAGCGACGCGCCGCGGCGCTCGGGTTCATCGGGGCCGCCTTCGGCCTGGGGTTCATTTTCGGCCCCGGCATCGGCGCGGTGCTGAGCTTCGACGCCACGGTCGCCGCCGTCGACGCGCTCGTGCCGGCGGCCGTTCCCGTCACCCGGTTCTCGCTCCCGAGCTTCGCCGCCGCGGCCGCGAGCCTCTGTGGCGTCGTCGTCGCCCTCCTGTTTCTCCCGGAATCCAGGCCCGCCTCGGGAACCCCGACGGCGACCGGCCGCCCCTCGGCGCTCTCACAGCTCCGGACGGCGGTGGCGACCCCCGGCCTCCGCCCGTTGCTGGCGGCCTTCTTCCTGGTCTCCTTTGCTTTCTCGGGCGTGCAGGTGATGTTCGTCCCCTACGTCGCCGACATCTACGGCTACACCGCGGCCCAGAGCGCGCTCCTTCTGACTTATATCGGCGTCCTCGCGGTCGTCACCCAGGGCGTCCTGGTCGGGCGGCTCTCGGCCCGGTACAGCCCGGTCCGGCTCTCGCTTCTCGGGACCGGCCTGCTCGTCGTCGGCGTCGGTGCCATCCCGGCTTCGCGGGCCGTCGGCTCGGCCCTGCCCGACCTGACCGCACTCGTCCCGTTTCTCACCGCCGACCTGCTCGGCCTCCTGCTCGTGCTGACGCTGCTGCCGCTCGGCAACGGCATCCTCTCGGTGACGCTGACGGCGCTGGTCTCCCAGCGGGCCGGCGCGGCCGTCCAGGGGAGCGCCTTCGGCATCACGCAGGGGGCCGGCAGCCTCGCCCGCACCGTCGGCCCGCCGGTCATGGGCGGGCTGTACTTCGCCGTCGGCTACTGGTCGCCGTTCGCCGTCGGGAGCGTCCTCCTGCTCCCGGTGCTGTGGCTCGTCGCCCGCTTGGGGACGACACCGGCGGCCTACGAGCCGCGGCCGGCCGACCCGGGCCATGCCAGGTAG
- a CDS encoding histidine kinase: MVSRDARPRIAHLVPAAVRESFVRKFVAAVLVAVLVAGGIGAVFYTDTTRTLDQRVQTQVVSTAELQADGLDNWVDGFRRQTQTLSSVKEFQNGQPSVIRDYLLLESSDLTSEFVAVHYVQASDGTVEASTASGVRGETLASLNVPWGSEMAAIDNETDTSGTVVVPEEPYKSPVTNDSVLAFVSSAPQNTEHVIVVEANLSARTESFRGSLADSETTILGPEGTAVVGNSIPGEAVTTVTREGGNGFTQSSETVYGYSSLDSIRWTVVTQVPASSAYALRNQIATSLLLTLISAIVILGGVTVAMSRRSATALSELATTADEMRAGTLDVTLETSRSDEIGQLFTAFDEMGQSLREQIADAEAARENAESAREEAESAKEEAEAARKAAETLSDRLQNRAEDYAEVMAACADGDLTARMSSDADAESMARIATAYNDLLDEWEDTIREVRAFSEAVDTATETVSENVDAVQDRSTSVKSSATEMADGAETQSEKLETVWTELEDLSATVEEVSTAADTVRDRADEALSRSQSGRAAAERAATALDEIERSTDQTVTQVEALDALMGEIESVTDLITDIADQTTMLALNANIEAARAGSEGDGDGFAVVADEVKALADETVTATDDIEAAIGEMRQQVERTVDEMHATQSKVDTGTETVGDALDAFDDIVGDIEDATSGMREIDRATDEQAESTQEVVSMVEGVGDISDDTAVEAAAVADAATEQVEAVDDVESSVANLSDRATDLGQLLETFTVDESDTIDSGTDVFETAVEDRTGAESTGDD, translated from the coding sequence ATGGTAAGCCGAGATGCCCGCCCCCGAATCGCCCACCTCGTCCCGGCCGCTGTGCGAGAGAGTTTCGTCCGGAAGTTCGTGGCCGCAGTGCTGGTGGCGGTCCTGGTTGCCGGCGGAATCGGGGCAGTGTTTTACACCGATACGACGCGAACGCTCGACCAGCGAGTGCAGACACAGGTCGTCTCGACCGCCGAGTTACAGGCCGACGGGCTCGACAACTGGGTCGACGGCTTCCGACGGCAGACCCAGACGCTCTCGTCGGTCAAGGAGTTCCAGAACGGGCAACCGAGCGTCATCAGGGACTACCTCCTGCTGGAATCGAGCGACCTCACCTCGGAGTTCGTCGCCGTCCACTACGTGCAAGCCTCGGACGGCACGGTCGAGGCGAGCACCGCGAGCGGGGTCCGCGGGGAGACACTTGCATCCCTCAACGTTCCATGGGGGTCGGAGATGGCAGCTATCGACAACGAGACAGATACGTCCGGGACTGTCGTTGTCCCAGAAGAGCCCTACAAGTCACCGGTAACAAACGACAGCGTCCTGGCGTTCGTCAGCTCCGCGCCGCAGAACACGGAACACGTCATCGTCGTTGAGGCGAACCTCTCCGCGCGTACCGAATCGTTCCGTGGGTCGCTGGCCGACAGCGAGACGACGATTCTCGGACCGGAGGGAACGGCTGTCGTCGGCAACAGTATACCGGGCGAGGCCGTCACTACGGTCACACGCGAGGGCGGCAACGGCTTTACCCAGTCATCGGAGACAGTGTACGGGTATTCGAGCCTCGACAGCATCCGGTGGACGGTCGTGACACAAGTGCCTGCATCGAGCGCCTATGCCCTCCGTAACCAGATTGCGACCAGTCTCCTCCTGACGCTCATCTCCGCAATAGTAATCCTCGGCGGCGTGACCGTTGCGATGAGCAGGCGCTCGGCGACAGCTCTCTCTGAACTCGCAACGACGGCCGACGAGATGCGCGCAGGCACCCTCGACGTGACGCTCGAGACATCTCGGTCCGACGAAATCGGACAGCTGTTCACCGCCTTCGACGAGATGGGGCAGTCGCTCCGCGAGCAGATCGCTGACGCGGAGGCGGCCAGGGAGAACGCCGAATCCGCCAGAGAAGAGGCCGAGTCGGCGAAAGAAGAGGCAGAAGCGGCTCGCAAAGCCGCGGAGACACTCAGCGATAGGCTCCAGAACCGCGCCGAAGACTACGCCGAGGTCATGGCTGCGTGCGCCGACGGCGACCTGACAGCACGGATGTCGTCCGACGCTGACGCCGAGTCGATGGCCCGGATCGCAACAGCCTACAACGACCTGCTCGACGAGTGGGAAGACACCATCCGCGAGGTCCGAGCGTTCAGTGAGGCCGTCGACACCGCAACCGAGACCGTCTCGGAGAACGTCGACGCAGTTCAGGACCGCAGTACCAGCGTGAAATCCTCGGCCACAGAGATGGCCGACGGGGCAGAGACGCAGTCGGAGAAGCTCGAAACCGTCTGGACGGAACTCGAAGACCTTTCGGCGACTGTCGAGGAGGTGTCCACCGCCGCTGACACGGTCAGAGACCGGGCTGACGAAGCGCTCAGCCGGTCACAAAGCGGACGAGCGGCTGCCGAGCGCGCGGCGACGGCGCTCGACGAGATCGAACGGTCGACAGACCAGACTGTCACACAGGTCGAAGCACTCGACGCACTGATGGGTGAAATCGAATCCGTTACCGACCTCATCACTGACATCGCCGACCAGACGACGATGCTCGCGCTGAACGCCAACATCGAGGCCGCCCGGGCCGGAAGTGAAGGCGATGGCGACGGCTTTGCTGTCGTTGCCGACGAGGTGAAAGCGCTCGCCGACGAGACGGTGACAGCGACCGACGATATCGAGGCCGCTATCGGCGAGATGCGTCAGCAGGTCGAGCGCACTGTCGACGAGATGCACGCCACACAGTCGAAAGTCGATACTGGAACCGAGACGGTCGGCGATGCCCTCGATGCGTTCGACGACATCGTCGGCGACATCGAGGATGCGACCAGCGGGATGCGAGAGATCGACCGCGCGACAGACGAGCAGGCTGAGTCGACACAGGAGGTCGTCTCGATGGTTGAAGGGGTCGGCGACATCAGCGACGACACGGCTGTCGAAGCGGCCGCCGTCGCCGACGCGGCGACCGAGCAGGTCGAGGCCGTCGATGACGTCGAGTCATCCGTCGCGAACCTCTCCGACCGCGCCACCGACCTCGGGCAGTTGCTGGAAACGTTCACCGTCGACGAATCCGACACTATCGACAGTGGGACTGACGTGTTCGAGACGGCCGTCGAGGACCGAACGGGAGCAGAGTCGACAGGGGACGACTGA
- a CDS encoding radical SAM protein, whose product MISEGCEQCAKGGKMVLFVYGYCDQRDCFYCPLGENRKNVTQMYANERPVEDDADVIEEARRMSALGTSITGGEPQEALDRTCHYLELLKDEFGEDHHTHLYTGITGGRENMRRLSEAGLDEIRFHPPLEQWGDLHGTEWEDILYIAREEGLTPAFEIPGIRAEEEFLEFLDEGAADFCNINEFEMSDGNYRRMQEEGFELKEDHMSAVEGSHDILEKMGDHEKVYFCTSVFKDAAQHRSRLKRMARNIRRPFDDVTEDGTLVYGKAWTSEARLEALGVPEEYYTVKSEHVELAWWLLEEMVEEGDLDKGEIVEQYPTYDGTVVERTPLAGGADSGRATADD is encoded by the coding sequence ATGATTTCCGAGGGCTGCGAACAGTGCGCCAAAGGCGGCAAGATGGTGCTGTTCGTCTACGGCTACTGCGACCAGCGAGACTGCTTCTACTGTCCCCTCGGGGAGAACCGCAAGAACGTCACCCAGATGTACGCCAACGAGCGCCCCGTCGAGGACGACGCCGACGTCATCGAGGAGGCAAGGCGCATGAGCGCGCTCGGGACCTCCATCACGGGCGGCGAACCCCAGGAGGCGCTGGACCGGACCTGTCACTACCTGGAGCTCCTGAAAGACGAGTTCGGCGAGGACCACCACACGCACCTGTATACGGGCATCACCGGCGGCCGGGAGAACATGCGCCGGCTCTCGGAAGCGGGCCTCGACGAGATTCGCTTCCACCCGCCGCTGGAGCAGTGGGGCGACCTCCACGGGACCGAGTGGGAGGACATCCTCTACATCGCCCGCGAGGAGGGGCTGACCCCCGCCTTCGAGATCCCGGGCATCCGCGCCGAGGAGGAGTTCCTCGAATTCTTAGACGAGGGCGCGGCCGACTTCTGTAACATCAACGAGTTCGAGATGTCCGACGGGAACTACCGCCGGATGCAGGAGGAAGGCTTCGAACTGAAAGAGGACCACATGAGCGCCGTCGAGGGGTCCCACGACATCCTCGAGAAAATGGGCGACCACGAGAAGGTGTACTTCTGTACGAGCGTCTTCAAGGACGCCGCCCAGCACCGCTCGCGGCTCAAGCGGATGGCTCGAAACATCCGGCGTCCGTTCGACGACGTGACCGAGGACGGGACGCTCGTCTACGGGAAGGCGTGGACCTCCGAGGCGCGGCTGGAGGCACTCGGCGTCCCCGAAGAGTACTACACTGTCAAATCCGAGCACGTCGAGCTGGCCTGGTGGCTGCTTGAGGAAATGGTCGAAGAGGGCGACCTCGACAAGGGCGAAATCGTCGAGCAGTACCCGACCTACGACGGGACGGTCGTCGAGCGGACACCGCTGGCCGGCGGCGCGGATAGCGGGCGGGCAACTGCGGACGATTAG
- a CDS encoding mannose-1-phosphate guanyltransferase, which translates to MERPIVALVLAGGTGTRLYPASRSDRPKQFLSFGADKSLLTETVNRVGFADETYVLTRESFADGVRERVPNTAVLTEPDPKDTGPALVYAAHRIRERVGDCVLLCLPSDHRISGPFERVGRTAARVAVETEGIVTVGIEPDRPATGYGYIKPGPSENGFAPVETFHEKPDRETATEYVREGFYWNAGLFAWTPTTLLSAAASSPLAPMVERLDEDADAAFDIVDPVSIDYAVLEDAENVFVVPAALDWDDLGSWDAFERVLDSQDRNAVLGDAVTIDADGNVLASDGHVSAVGVEDLVVASFDDRTLVVPKDEAQRVREVVAKLRDDERF; encoded by the coding sequence ATGGAGCGACCAATCGTCGCGCTCGTTCTGGCCGGCGGGACCGGCACACGTCTGTATCCGGCGAGTCGAAGCGACCGGCCCAAACAGTTTCTCTCCTTTGGGGCGGACAAGTCACTACTCACCGAGACTGTCAACCGTGTGGGGTTCGCCGACGAAACCTACGTGCTGACCCGGGAGTCATTCGCCGATGGGGTCCGAGAACGTGTCCCGAATACGGCAGTGTTGACCGAGCCGGACCCCAAAGATACCGGGCCGGCCCTTGTGTACGCAGCCCACCGAATCCGCGAACGGGTCGGCGACTGTGTCCTGTTGTGTCTGCCCAGCGACCACCGGATTTCGGGGCCGTTCGAGCGGGTCGGGCGGACGGCCGCGCGAGTCGCAGTGGAAACGGAGGGGATCGTCACCGTCGGCATCGAACCGGACCGGCCGGCGACCGGTTACGGCTACATCAAGCCGGGCCCGTCAGAGAACGGCTTTGCGCCGGTCGAAACATTCCACGAGAAACCTGACCGGGAGACCGCGACGGAGTACGTCCGGGAGGGATTCTACTGGAACGCCGGGCTGTTCGCGTGGACGCCGACGACCCTCCTGTCGGCGGCAGCGTCCTCGCCGCTTGCACCGATGGTCGAACGGCTGGACGAGGACGCCGATGCGGCGTTCGACATCGTCGATCCGGTGAGCATCGACTACGCTGTCCTCGAAGACGCCGAGAACGTCTTCGTCGTTCCAGCGGCGCTTGACTGGGACGACCTGGGGTCGTGGGACGCTTTCGAACGCGTCCTCGACAGTCAGGACCGGAACGCGGTGCTCGGCGACGCGGTGACCATCGACGCCGACGGGAACGTGCTAGCAAGCGACGGCCACGTCAGCGCCGTCGGCGTCGAAGACCTCGTGGTAGCTTCTTTCGACGACCGGACATTGGTCGTTCCGAAAGACGAGGCCCAGCGAGTCAGGGAAGTGGTCGCCAAACTGCGGGACGATGAGCGGTTCTGA
- a CDS encoding aminopeptidase, whose product MDPRIREHAEVIVDHSIDLSEGDNLVIDAHPQAADLVTALHEFAADRGANPLVVQDRLGERFRRAYLRNRDEFETPSHVEALYEEMDAYIAIKGSDNVTETSDVDPETTAAYQQSQQPLLNERLSKTWCLTQYPAPANAQLAQTSTEGYENFVWDAVLKDWDAVREHQSQMVEILDPADEVRIVSGETTDVTMSVAGNETLNDYGEKNLPGGEVFTAPVPDSVEGEVLFDKPLYHQGREVTDVFLRFEDGEVVEHSAAKNEDLLTEVLSTDDGASRLGELGIGMNRDIDQFSYNMLFDEKMGDTVHMAVGRAYDATVGEDNEQNESAVHVDMIVDMSEDSFIEVDGEVVQRNGTFVFEDGFED is encoded by the coding sequence ATGGACCCACGTATCCGCGAACACGCGGAAGTCATTGTCGACCACTCTATCGATTTGAGCGAAGGCGACAACCTCGTTATCGACGCGCACCCACAGGCTGCGGATCTCGTTACGGCGCTACACGAGTTCGCTGCTGACCGCGGCGCAAATCCGCTTGTCGTGCAGGACCGCCTCGGCGAGCGGTTCCGTCGCGCCTACCTCCGCAACCGGGACGAGTTCGAGACGCCGAGCCACGTCGAGGCGCTGTACGAGGAGATGGACGCGTACATCGCCATCAAGGGGAGCGACAATGTCACCGAGACCAGCGACGTCGACCCCGAAACGACGGCCGCCTATCAGCAGTCCCAGCAGCCGCTCCTGAACGAGCGGCTCTCGAAGACCTGGTGTCTCACGCAATACCCTGCGCCCGCCAACGCCCAGCTCGCCCAGACGTCCACGGAAGGGTACGAGAACTTCGTCTGGGATGCTGTCCTCAAAGACTGGGACGCCGTTCGCGAGCACCAGTCACAGATGGTCGAGATACTCGACCCCGCCGACGAAGTCCGCATCGTTTCCGGGGAGACAACGGACGTGACGATGTCCGTCGCCGGTAACGAGACGCTCAACGATTACGGCGAAAAGAACCTTCCCGGCGGCGAGGTGTTCACCGCACCGGTCCCAGACAGCGTCGAGGGCGAGGTGCTGTTCGACAAGCCGCTGTACCACCAGGGCCGGGAAGTGACTGATGTCTTCCTTCGCTTCGAGGACGGCGAAGTCGTCGAGCACAGCGCCGCGAAGAACGAGGACCTCCTGACAGAGGTGCTGTCAACCGATGACGGCGCGAGCCGACTCGGCGAACTGGGTATCGGAATGAACCGGGATATCGACCAGTTCTCCTACAATATGCTGTTCGACGAAAAGATGGGCGACACCGTCCATATGGCGGTAGGACGAGCTTACGACGCCACTGTCGGCGAGGACAACGAACAAAACGAGTCCGCCGTCCACGTGGACATGATTGTCGACATGAGCGAGGACTCGTTCATCGAAGTCGATGGCGAAGTCGTCCAGCGAAACGGGACGTTCGTCTTCGAAGACGGGTTCGAGGACTGA
- a CDS encoding DNA-binding protein has protein sequence MASTPTREVARRVFAREFNDASYTFKESDDDRAPVYVLLPTGQRANRVFLVGTLTETEDVGEDSEYWQGRVVDPNGDTFFMYAGQYQPDAASMLRELEPPAYVAVVGKPRTYETDEGEVNVSIRPESISEVDEATRDRWVVETAERTLDRVKRYNEADMEDPATDEYIAMADEEYEQLSIENYRQSVVGALESLQDEQAEASAD, from the coding sequence ATGGCGAGTACACCCACCCGCGAGGTCGCACGGCGCGTCTTCGCACGCGAGTTCAACGACGCGAGCTACACGTTCAAGGAATCCGACGACGACCGCGCGCCGGTGTACGTCCTCCTCCCGACCGGGCAGCGCGCCAACCGCGTGTTCCTGGTCGGGACCCTCACCGAGACTGAGGATGTCGGCGAGGACAGCGAGTACTGGCAGGGACGGGTCGTCGACCCCAACGGCGACACGTTCTTCATGTACGCCGGGCAGTACCAGCCCGACGCAGCGTCGATGCTGCGCGAACTGGAGCCGCCAGCCTACGTCGCCGTCGTCGGCAAACCACGCACCTACGAGACCGACGAGGGCGAAGTCAACGTCTCGATTCGCCCAGAATCCATCTCCGAGGTTGACGAGGCGACACGGGACCGCTGGGTCGTGGAGACGGCCGAGCGAACCCTCGATAGGGTCAAGCGGTACAACGAGGCCGACATGGAAGATCCGGCCACCGACGAGTACATCGCAATGGCTGACGAGGAGTACGAGCAGCTCTCAATCGAGAACTATCGGCAGTCCGTTGTCGGCGCGCTGGAGAGCCTACAGGACGAGCAGGCCGAAGCCAGCGCGGACTAA
- a CDS encoding oxidoreductase produces the protein MDLELDGNAALCTAATSGLGLASAEALAAEGADVAVCGRTPDHVDEARGRLESVGDGDVLAVEADITDPDQIAALVEETVDTFGGLDHVVTSAGGPAPGPFMETTEREWYSAYDLLVMSAVWTTRAAYPYLSDSEAGTIVNITSRSVREVIDDLVLSNAVRRAVIGLMKTQARELAPEVRVNAVLPGAHETPRIEELVEAAVERGEYESYEEGIESWSDAPLERVGQAEELGDVVAFLSSARSSYVTGTALPVDGGAMRS, from the coding sequence ATGGACCTTGAACTCGATGGCAACGCAGCGCTGTGTACCGCCGCGACGAGCGGGCTCGGACTTGCGAGCGCCGAAGCGCTCGCCGCTGAGGGAGCCGATGTGGCTGTCTGTGGTCGGACGCCGGACCACGTCGACGAAGCACGGGGGCGGCTCGAATCAGTCGGTGACGGCGACGTGCTGGCCGTCGAAGCTGACATCACCGACCCCGATCAGATAGCGGCGCTCGTCGAGGAGACCGTCGACACCTTCGGCGGCCTCGACCACGTCGTCACCAGCGCGGGCGGCCCGGCCCCCGGCCCGTTCATGGAGACGACCGAGCGCGAGTGGTACAGCGCCTACGACCTGCTGGTGATGAGCGCCGTCTGGACCACCCGGGCCGCCTACCCGTACCTCAGTGACTCCGAGGCCGGCACCATCGTCAACATCACGTCCCGCTCGGTCCGGGAAGTCATCGACGACCTGGTGCTGTCGAACGCCGTCCGCCGGGCCGTCATCGGCCTGATGAAGACCCAGGCCCGTGAGCTCGCACCCGAGGTTCGCGTGAACGCCGTCCTCCCCGGGGCACACGAGACGCCCCGTATCGAGGAACTGGTTGAGGCCGCCGTCGAGCGCGGCGAGTACGAATCTTACGAGGAGGGCATCGAATCGTGGTCGGACGCGCCGCTCGAACGCGTCGGCCAGGCGGAGGAACTCGGCGACGTGGTGGCGTTCCTCTCGTCGGCCCGCTCGTCGTACGTCACCGGGACGGCGCTCCCGGTCGACGGCGGCGCGATGCGGAGCTGA
- a CDS encoding zinc ribbon domain-containing protein — MALGQVELALRVIAGLFVIVAPTLLFLGLWRGLEAMRDDELIQQVHQHAEMQDQSLTGPDWPADAILDDESSPLSETSLSVVTCATCGTPNMEDASYCQECLTELE, encoded by the coding sequence ATGGCACTCGGCCAGGTGGAACTGGCGTTGCGCGTCATCGCTGGCCTATTCGTCATCGTCGCGCCGACGCTGCTGTTTCTGGGGCTATGGCGCGGCCTCGAAGCGATGCGTGACGACGAACTCATTCAGCAGGTCCACCAACACGCTGAGATGCAGGACCAGTCGCTGACTGGCCCTGACTGGCCGGCCGACGCAATCCTTGACGATGAGTCGTCGCCGCTGTCGGAGACCAGTCTGTCAGTCGTAACCTGTGCCACCTGCGGCACGCCGAACATGGAAGACGCCAGCTACTGTCAGGAGTGTCTCACAGAACTGGAGTAG
- a CDS encoding replication factor A (Replication protein A protects and stabilize the intermediate ssDNA that is generated by the unwinding action of a DNA helicase at the replication fork. In addition, SSBs prevent the formation of secondary structures by single-stranded template DNA.): MTESDLRTHATEIHEQFSDQLEIDVDDVVERLDTLVNDYQVPISEARRSVVNTYLDEAGMDRDQLGSGDGGGNEQVNVADVDAPEEWVDVRATVVELWEPRADAVAQVGLLGDETGTIKFTKWSKSDLPSLEEGKSYALRNVVTDEYQGRFSVKLNRTTTIEELDEEIEVGDDSVEAEGALVDIQSGSGLIKRCPEDDCTRVLQNGRCSEHGEVEGEFDLRIKGVLDDGEEVTEVIFDEEATEELTGIALEEAKEMAMDALDTTVVADEMRQKILGRYYRVRGPTFGRYLLADEQERLTGAVDADEILIKARSI; this comes from the coding sequence ATGACTGAGTCAGATTTGCGAACCCACGCGACAGAGATACACGAGCAGTTTTCCGACCAGCTAGAGATTGATGTCGACGACGTCGTCGAGCGTCTCGATACGCTGGTCAACGATTATCAGGTCCCGATCAGCGAGGCCCGCCGGAGCGTCGTCAACACGTACCTCGACGAGGCCGGCATGGACCGCGACCAGCTGGGCAGCGGCGACGGTGGCGGCAACGAGCAGGTGAACGTCGCCGATGTCGACGCCCCCGAGGAGTGGGTCGACGTTCGCGCGACGGTCGTCGAACTCTGGGAGCCACGCGCCGACGCCGTGGCCCAGGTCGGCCTGCTGGGAGACGAGACGGGCACGATTAAGTTTACGAAGTGGTCGAAGTCCGACCTGCCTTCCCTGGAGGAAGGGAAGTCCTACGCCCTGCGCAACGTCGTCACCGACGAGTACCAGGGGCGCTTCTCCGTGAAGCTCAACCGGACGACCACTATCGAGGAACTCGACGAGGAGATCGAGGTCGGCGACGACAGCGTCGAGGCCGAAGGCGCACTGGTCGACATCCAGTCCGGCTCCGGGCTCATCAAACGCTGTCCGGAGGACGACTGCACGCGCGTCCTCCAGAACGGCCGCTGTAGCGAACACGGCGAGGTCGAAGGCGAGTTCGACCTCCGCATCAAGGGCGTCCTCGACGACGGCGAGGAGGTCACCGAGGTCATCTTCGACGAGGAAGCGACCGAGGAACTGACCGGCATCGCCCTCGAAGAGGCGAAAGAGATGGCGATGGACGCGCTCGACACCACAGTCGTTGCTGACGAGATGCGACAGAAAATCCTCGGCCGGTACTACCGCGTTCGCGGTCCGACCTTTGGCCGCTACTTGCTCGCCGACGAGCAGGAGCGACTGACCGGGGCTGTGGATGCAGACGAGATTCTTATCAAAGCGAGGTCGATCTAA
- a CDS encoding group 1 truncated hemoglobin — translation MASQSIFERIGGRDAVEAVVSDFYDRVLDDPLLEPYFEETDMDQLRSHQAQFISAVTGGPVDYDGDDMQTAHEGMGITEDAFASVASHLETALRENGVPDDDIEAILTEVAAMEDDIVEA, via the coding sequence ATGGCATCACAGTCCATCTTCGAGCGGATCGGCGGTCGCGACGCGGTCGAGGCGGTGGTCTCGGATTTTTACGACCGCGTGCTTGACGACCCGCTGCTCGAACCGTACTTCGAGGAGACCGACATGGACCAACTTCGCAGCCACCAGGCGCAGTTCATCAGCGCCGTCACCGGCGGGCCGGTCGACTACGACGGGGACGATATGCAGACCGCCCACGAGGGCATGGGGATCACAGAGGACGCCTTCGCCAGTGTCGCCTCCCATCTCGAAACCGCGCTCCGCGAGAACGGCGTCCCCGACGACGACATCGAAGCAATCCTCACCGAAGTCGCTGCCATGGAAGACGACATCGTGGAGGCGTAG
- a CDS encoding deoxyribonuclease, which yields MADCPLADDCPKFTERIQGMGCTHYGDRGGAEWCNHYNQPISELKSQPVKMGEEVTVDVEDIHESGAGVGRTEDGFIIMVDGVLPPARSLVKVTNVHSNHARAEEIERLEMDEAPSEAESGESDAETDETDDDPDDDGRRLGSRDNFWGS from the coding sequence ATGGCCGACTGTCCGCTCGCAGACGACTGTCCCAAATTCACCGAACGAATCCAGGGGATGGGCTGTACCCACTACGGCGACCGCGGCGGTGCAGAGTGGTGCAATCACTACAACCAGCCGATCTCGGAACTCAAGAGCCAGCCGGTCAAGATGGGCGAGGAGGTCACCGTCGACGTCGAGGACATCCACGAGAGCGGGGCCGGTGTCGGGCGGACCGAGGACGGCTTCATCATCATGGTTGACGGCGTGCTCCCCCCGGCCCGTTCGCTGGTCAAGGTGACGAACGTCCACTCGAACCACGCCCGGGCCGAGGAAATCGAGCGCCTAGAGATGGACGAAGCGCCGTCCGAAGCTGAGTCCGGTGAGAGCGACGCCGAGACTGACGAGACGGACGACGACCCCGACGATGACGGCCGCCGTCTCGGAAGCCGGGACAACTTCTGGGGCAGCTAG